The Phormidium yuhuli AB48 DNA window TCAACGATCGCACTGAGGAAGCTACGAATCAGGATCTGGGGACTCGGGGGGTTGGCCGCTGTCGCTGTGGGGTCAGACTCGGGGGCGACGGCCCGACAGGCCTCGGGAAAGCGTTGACTAAAGCGATAGAGGCGATCGCTATCTCGGGGACTATCCAGCAGCAGTTGCCAACGGGCCTCCAGGCGACCATCCGCCCGTAGCACAACGCCAGGGACAAACTTCCCTCGGGCCAGCAAATCCAAGCTCCAACGACTCAGATGCTGCCAGAGTCGCAAATCCGGGCCGAGCCAACGTTGCCCAGATCCCGAATCTGCCTCAGCCACCGTCAGGGGCAATTGGCGTAAGAGGGTTAGGGCCTGTTGGGGACTTAACTCCAGGCCAGGAACCCGCCAGGGCTGTAAACTCAGGCTCATCTCATCAAGACTCGGGCCAGCGGAGTAGACCGGGCGTAAACCGCTATCATCGTTTTGACTAGGCAGTTGCAGCCGTTGTATCTGAGACGGGCAATCAGGGGACAGGTTAAGCTGTTGTTGACGGAGATACTGATGCAGGTCGTCAGGGTTGAGGGCAAAGGGATGCTCAGCGATGTCCTCGCTCGGGGCGATCGCATCCGGAGCCAGACGCCGCCAGGTCTCTCCCCACAGGAAAAAGGAATTGTTGTCGAGGAGCCAACTGCCGTGTAAAACTGCCATTCGGTCTCAGGTGCGGTTAGATGCGAGTGTAGGGTGTCTATCGTCTATGCTACTGTGCCATGGCAGGATTTTCTAGCGGCTTTAGTCGGATCTCACCTCGCTCCCCTGAAGGCTTTGACAAGCCAGGCGATCTGACATGGCAGAAATTGATGTGTAAGATTGGAGCGATATCACAGGGGAGCCGGGGCGATCGCCCTAATCGCAGCTTACATCTCAATTGGTTGTTCAGAGGCAGTTTTGCATGAAAGCCCTTACCGTGTTGGGGACAACATCTGAAGCCGGGAAGTCGATCATAACGACAGCACTTTGTCGCTTACTCTCCCGCCAAGGCGTGCGCATTTCTCCCTTTAAGGGAGCTAGTGTCAGCCTACAATCCTATCTAACGGAGATTGGGGGCGAGATGAGTTATGCTCAAGCCCTCCAGGCCTGGGCGGCCGGAATTGCCCCAGCCGTAGAAATGAATCCGCTCTTACTCCGCCCCAAAGGAGATTCCGCCTATCAAATTATTGTCAAGGGGGTCATCATGGAAACCCTCAGCATGAATGAGTTTCACCACTGGGCTGAACGTGAGGGTTGGGAGATTGTGCGTCAATGCTTGGAGCAGTTGGGGGGGGAGTTTGACCTCTTAATCTGTGAGGGCGCCGGCAGTGCGGCGGAGGTGCATCTGCGAACCTCAGATTTAGCCAATATGCGGGTGGCCCGCTATCTCAACTCCCCAACACTGTTACTGGTCGATAGTGAGCGGGGTGGCGCTCTGGCTCATGTGGTGGGAACCTTAGAGTTATTAGAACCGATTGAACGAGCCTTAGTACGAGGGATTGTTATCAACAAATGGCGCGGTCCGCAAGCCATCCGTCAAGGGGCGGTCTCCTGGCTAGAGGACCGCACGGGAATTCCTGTCCTGGGGGTGATTCCTTGGGATGCGATCGCCTGTTCTCATCAGGGAACCCTCAACTTGCTAAAACGCCATGGTAAACCCACCGCTCCCGAGGTAACTGTAGCCGTCATCCGCCTGCCCCATTTAACCGGGTTCTCTGATTTTGACCCCTTGGATGCAGAACCCACGGTGCGGGTGAAGTATGTCTCTCTCAAACAGTCATTAGGCTATCCCGACGCGGTAATTGTACCGGGAAGTCGTACGACTCTAGCGGATTTAGAGGCATTACGAGAGTCAGGAATGGCTCAGGAAATTCTGGATTACCAGGCTGCTGGGGGTACGGTATTGGGCATTGCCGGGGGCTTTCAGATGTTGGGGGAGTTTGTCGCTGATCCTGAGGGAGTCGAAGGGATGGAAGGACGCATTTCGGGTTTGTCATTGCTGCCGATGACCACAGTCATTACCCAGCAAAAGGTGGCCCGTCAGCGGTCCGTCACCTCCACCTATCCTCATATGGGACTCCATGTTACCGGCTATGAGTTGCATCGGGGTCGCTCTAAGTTGGCCGAGACCGATGCGTTTCAACCCCTGTTCGAGGATGCCAAGTTGGGGGTTGTGGATAGCTATCAATCGGTCTGGGGAACCTATCTTCATGGCATTTTCGATAGTGGTCCCTGGCGGCGGACCTGGCTGAACCGCTTACGGCAGCAGCGAGGTCTCAAAGCGTTACCGACAGGCATTCCTAACTATCGGGAACAGCGAGATACGCTCCTGGAAAACCTCACGGACTTTGTGGAGCAAACTCTTGATATTAGTCCCCTGCTTCAGTAGCCGGCTTAACTCAAACCGATTAAGGCCCCCAGAATTAAGAGACTACTTATCAGGGCAAACCAGACAAACTGATTGTCTGAGCGGTTGATCTGACTCGGATCAATGGGGTCGGGTTCACGGAGAGGTCGAGGTTTGGGGGGACGACGGCCCCCCCTGGGGTTGGACCCTTTGCGATCGCTCCCCTGAGCCACTTCGGTGGGAGTTAAGTCGGGAATGCTCACGTTCCACTCAGGGCGGGAGGCGAGGCGAGGCGCTTCTAAGATGGCCAATAGGCGACGACTCTGCTGGCGGGTGGCCCAGTTAGGATGACGACTCAGTTGACGACAGAGGCGGATTGCGGCAGGATAGTCGCCAACAGATTGATAGGCACTCACCAGCCAAATTTGAATGTCACCCCCGAGGGGGCTCGCGCGTTCGCTGAGGGCACTGGCTTGTTCAAGGAGGATGACCGCCTGCCGGTAACGGCCTTGTTCAAACTCCTCTTTAGCAGTTTCGTAGTTAATGCGGGCCAGATCACTGGCATCGGGGCTACTCACAAGAACTGGACAACGGTGAATGGTGTACAAAGGAGTTCACTTGAGCCACAGTGCTTGAGGGCATCGTGGAACCGGACTCCTAGTATGACAGTCGTCATCTACGGCTATAGTATCGCGATCGCCCTCCCGGGAAAATGCCCCAGGGGCGATCAACCTGGGGGGGTGTCGCCGGGGCAGAAATTTTTGTCTGTTTTCCGTCCAACCCCGCAAACGAACTGCTATGGTGCTAAGGGGACAATCCCGAATTGCCCAGATTTCTGTTGCAAAGGACTCTCATACCCGTCCGACGCTTGGCGAATTTCAGACAAAGCATATGACCAGATTGCGTGATTGGATGGTGATTAGCTTAACAGCCGCCATCGCCCTCAATTGTGTTGAGGTTCAAGCCACCCCGAAAGCGTTAGGTAAAGACTTAACCAAGGAGGCCGTCTCTGAGGGCGACTCCATCCCCACAGAGCGAACGGTGGAGTCGTTGCAAGCAGACGGACTCCCCACTCCGACCGAAGGCAATTCGGCCTCTCATCTGGCCCAAATCCTCCCGGAACGTGGGTTTCCTGAGCTTCCCGATTTTCCTCCGGCGTTTGAGGTTGGCCCCATTGATCCGAATGAACCGCCGCCCTCTTTTTTAGATCCCCATCCCAATTTCCTACGCTTTCCCACTCGGCCCGAGGAGGTGGATATTGAAGGGATTCAACCCATTACCCTCAACCAAGCCTTAGAGCTGGCAGTTCGTAATAATCTTGACCTTCGGCAAGCTGAGCTGAGTTTGGAACAAAGCTTAGCCAGTCTCCGAGAAACCCAAGCCGATTTGTTCCCCAATGTGAACCTCTCCTCGAACTTAACCTGGAGTGATTCTGCAAACGCTCGTCTGAGTATTCGCCGCCAGGAAGAGACTCTGGGGCAGCGATCGCCCACCCAAGGTGACCCCACCTCGACCACCTGGAATACGGAACTGAGTGTTAACTACACGGTATTTGATTTTGGCGGCCGCGCCGGTCGGATTGCAGCCGCTGAAGCCCAAGTGCGCAACACGGAATTACAGATTGAGCAACAGCTCGAACAGGTTCGCTTTCAGGTTCGAAACGCCTACTACAATATCCAAGAGGCGGATATGAATGTGCGGATTGGCCAGGCTGCTGTGGAGAATGCTGAACAGAGTTTGCGGGATGCTCAGGCTCTCGAAGCGGGCGGGTTGGGAACTCGCTTTGATGTGTTGCGAGCTGAGGTGCAGTTAGCCAATGATCAGCAGATTCTCAATGAGGCTTTGGCGGAGCAACAGGTATCACGACGGCAGTTAGCACGAATTTTGAATGTCCCCCAATCGGTGGATCTGGCCGCTGCTGATCCGGTGAATTTGGCAGGGGTTTGGGAGCTACCTCTGGATGAAACCATCATTTTGGCGTTTCGCAATCGGGCTGAACTGCAACAGGAGTTGATTGATCGCGATATTGCTCAGGAACAACAACGGGTGGTGCGATCGCAGGGACTGCCCCAATTTTCCTTATTTGGCTCCGCCAACTTAGTTACCACCTCGGGCGATGGCGTCAGCGGCTTAACCGAGGGGTACTCAGCCGGGGCCCAGATGCAGTGGAACCTCTTTGATGGGGGGGCCAGAGCCGCCGCCATTCGCCAACTTGAAGCCCAGGAAGAGTCGGCCTCTGTGCGTTTTGCCAATGCTCGTAATCAGGTCCGCTCTGAGGTAGAAGAGTCTTACTATCAACTTAACTCTCGCCTGCAAAACGTCAGCCGCGCCACGGCGGCCCTGGAGTTGGCTGAGGAAAGTCTGGAGTTAGCCCGGGCACGATTTCGGGCAGGGGTGGGAACCCAAACGGATGTGATTGCGGCTCAGAATGATTTCACTCAGGCTCAGGGGAACCGAGTAACCGCTATTTTGGGCTAC harbors:
- the cobQ gene encoding cobyric acid synthase CobQ, whose protein sequence is MKALTVLGTTSEAGKSIITTALCRLLSRQGVRISPFKGASVSLQSYLTEIGGEMSYAQALQAWAAGIAPAVEMNPLLLRPKGDSAYQIIVKGVIMETLSMNEFHHWAEREGWEIVRQCLEQLGGEFDLLICEGAGSAAEVHLRTSDLANMRVARYLNSPTLLLVDSERGGALAHVVGTLELLEPIERALVRGIVINKWRGPQAIRQGAVSWLEDRTGIPVLGVIPWDAIACSHQGTLNLLKRHGKPTAPEVTVAVIRLPHLTGFSDFDPLDAEPTVRVKYVSLKQSLGYPDAVIVPGSRTTLADLEALRESGMAQEILDYQAAGGTVLGIAGGFQMLGEFVADPEGVEGMEGRISGLSLLPMTTVITQQKVARQRSVTSTYPHMGLHVTGYELHRGRSKLAETDAFQPLFEDAKLGVVDSYQSVWGTYLHGIFDSGPWRRTWLNRLRQQRGLKALPTGIPNYREQRDTLLENLTDFVEQTLDISPLLQ
- a CDS encoding TolC family protein; this encodes MTRLRDWMVISLTAAIALNCVEVQATPKALGKDLTKEAVSEGDSIPTERTVESLQADGLPTPTEGNSASHLAQILPERGFPELPDFPPAFEVGPIDPNEPPPSFLDPHPNFLRFPTRPEEVDIEGIQPITLNQALELAVRNNLDLRQAELSLEQSLASLRETQADLFPNVNLSSNLTWSDSANARLSIRRQEETLGQRSPTQGDPTSTTWNTELSVNYTVFDFGGRAGRIAAAEAQVRNTELQIEQQLEQVRFQVRNAYYNIQEADMNVRIGQAAVENAEQSLRDAQALEAGGLGTRFDVLRAEVQLANDQQILNEALAEQQVSRRQLARILNVPQSVDLAAADPVNLAGVWELPLDETIILAFRNRAELQQELIDRDIAQEQQRVVRSQGLPQFSLFGSANLVTTSGDGVSGLTEGYSAGAQMQWNLFDGGARAAAIRQLEAQEESASVRFANARNQVRSEVEESYYQLNSRLQNVSRATAALELAEESLELARARFRAGVGTQTDVIAAQNDFTQAQGNRVTAILGYNRSLAQLRRAVSNHPFIDEIQERLR